The Diceros bicornis minor isolate mBicDic1 chromosome 18, mDicBic1.mat.cur, whole genome shotgun sequence sequence TTGCAATTCGTTTGCCACATCCGTTAGAATATGAAGTCCCAGTCAGTACAACAATAGTTGAACTGATCGCTTTCTCTAAGAGGATAGTGCATCTTTAACATTTAAAGACAAACCTGCTCCAATACACGCCCACAGAAACTGGTCCCTGGAGGATCAGCCAAATCAGTTAAAATCTGCAATACTGGCCAATATTCTTTTATCAAACAGGAGACCGCAGCTTTAAAGGGGAAAATGCAGACGTTGGATAAAAACAGCAAGAAATAGTCATTTTCATTCATAGGTCTCAAACAGTTTACGCAACAGCTATTATTATCTAAGCTTTATACACATCCTCTCTGCAGACCCCTCTTCAGTATCACTCCCAAAGCCGAGTTAGCTCAGAACAGCACTCCTAACGTCAGGAGTCACTGTTTTATTAATACGGATCAAAACGCTACTCCAAACCCCACTGCTGCGTTCGGGTCGTGTCTCGGACACTCAGACATTACCATTTGCTTAAGAAGACACCGCTCCTTCCTCTTCCGGAGACTTGGGGGGACTCTTGGATCGTGACCTGGACTTGGACTCCCTCTTGGACACGGGGGGCGGGCTCCTCGACCGGGACCGGGACCTGGAGCGCGAGCGCGATCGGGAGACCGACGACGACTTGGACTTGGACCTGCGCGCCGACCTGGACTTGGACGTCGACCGCGACCTCGAGCGGGTGCGGGACCGGGACTTGGAGCGGCTGTAGCGAGACCGGCTCCGGGACCGGGAGCGGCTCCGACTCCGGGAGCGGCTGCGGCGACGCCGCCTCGGGCtgcgggcggggcgggcgggcgtCAGTCCGGGCCGGCggccgcgccccgccccgcccgcgtgCTCCCGCCGCCAGGCCGCCATTATCTCGCCGCCCGACGCCATTTCCCTGGTCGCGAGCGggtccccgcccgcccgcccaggAGCCCTGCTCCCGCGGCCCTCGGCGCGCCAGCCTGGCCCCCCGTTTACCTGCGGCTCCGGCGTCCGTAGCCGCCGCCCCCGTACCTGCGGGGTGGCGGGCCGCGGCGGCTGTGGTGCGAGTCCGGGGGGCGGCCGTAGCGCGCCATCTGCACCCGCAGCTCGCGGCCGTCCAGCACGGCCCCGTCCATGGCGTCCATGGCGTCCTCGGCGTCGCGCTTGTCGTGGAAGCGGACGAAGGCGAAGCCGCGGGACTCCTTGGTGTAGCGATCCCGCGGGATGTACACGTCGCCGACGCGTCCGTACTTCTCGAAGACACGCCTCAGGGTGTCGGGCGAGGTGCGGTAGGTCAGGTTGTCCACCTTGAGGGAGGTCATGCCCTCCACATCGGGAGGCGGGCGGCCGTAACTCATGGCCCTGGAGACGCGGCCCGAGGCCCGCGACTGCGCGCCGACGAACTAACGCCCTGAACGGGCCCGCGCACGCGGCTGAGGCGGCGGCGGTTTCCTCAGACTAGCTCGGCTCGACGCCGTGCCTCCCCTTAGCAGTTGGCTTCCGCGTGGACACCTCTGGGAAAAGCCGAACGGAGAACACAGCAAAACGCACAGCGCACTCCCCCACAGAAATAACTGGGCGGGCGGTCCGCCCCAGCGCTTATTTATATCCCTCCTCACAAAATGGCGCCCGCGCCACCCGGAAATGAATCCTCTGATTGGCTCGCCTCGCCCCGCCCCGCAACGTCGCCGCCGCACGCCCCGCCCCTGCCCGGCGCGCCTGCGCAGAGGCCGGCGGGCGGGCCGAAAAGCGCGGAGTCACTGCTGCTGGGAGGGGGGAGCGGAATTTGTGGGCAGTTGGAAAGCCCGCGAAACGCTCCTTCCGGCTGCGGGGCTGTACCGGCGCTGTcgggcaggaggaagaggaggtgctTCCCCTCTGGGCTCCGCCTTCTTTTCACGCCAATATCCGAGCTCCACGCAGCTTTTTTGGTTGGAGTTCAGCCCCGCCTCTGTCAGAGGGGGTACTCTTTCCCACTGTTGCCCCTCTGTGTCTCGGGCCTTCTCAGACCACACTACGCCGTCTCTAGACCCCCTCCCGCAGTCCCTGCTTCCTCTTCGCTGGATTCCGCTCTCTATGCCCGCTTGGCAGGGGTCCGTGGCGCCccgggactacat is a genomic window containing:
- the SRSF2 gene encoding serine/arginine-rich splicing factor 2; protein product: MSYGRPPPDVEGMTSLKVDNLTYRTSPDTLRRVFEKYGRVGDVYIPRDRYTKESRGFAFVRFHDKRDAEDAMDAMDGAVLDGRELRVQMARYGRPPDSHHSRRGPPPRRYGGGGYGRRSRSPRRRRRSRSRSRSRSRSRSRSRYSRSKSRSRTRSRSRSTSKSRSARRSKSKSSSVSRSRSRSRSRSRSRSPPPVSKRESKSRSRSKSPPKSPEEEGAVSS